The DNA window GGACAGTTTCTCATTCATTCAGTGGATTCATAACGAAAAtgtattgttattttttaaacattgtGTGGAAAGTGAAAATATTGAGAGCTTGTATAGAGAGGGATTACTTAAGTACTTTAATTATTCGAATGGAAATATTGACGGTCTTGAGAGCTTAAAGATTGCAGCTCAAAAAGGTCATAAGGAAGCGATATATGTATATGGAATGATTTTATTGTGTTCTGAAGATCACGACTCAAGAAAAATGGGAATTGAACATATGCGTTTTTTGAGAAAGTCGAAGTGTATTATGAGTTCAAGAAGGAATGTACAAAACTTCATAGACTCTTTGTGGAAAAATGATGGCATGCTGCTGCGCAATCAAACTCCCATATGCAACTCTCAGGGTATGTGTCATGGTTGGAGAGTC is part of the Vicia villosa cultivar HV-30 ecotype Madison, WI linkage group LG2, Vvil1.0, whole genome shotgun sequence genome and encodes:
- the LOC131651397 gene encoding putative F-box protein At1g67623, with product MSSSEIKLEKKSNKSEDVSSSSIQSLPRDLLRDVIINVGSQSFVDLHKIKVCCKDFLEVAQESENIESLYREGLLKYFNYSNGNIDGLESLKIAAQKGHKEAIYVYGMILLCSEDHDSRKMGIEHMRFLRKSKCIMSSRRNVQNFIDSLWKNDGMLLRNQTPICNSQGMCHGWRVKDGRWSLLDDEDDDTKLCENCRWDYELDFFYKLLNVH